From a region of the Coprococcus comes ATCC 27758 genome:
- a CDS encoding VirD4-like conjugal transfer protein, CD1115 family: protein MQKWKNKIGGKLSALDKKKLVLTNIPYALAAFYADRAFFLYRNSPGEDMGNKLLYAMEHADRIFAGFVLSNNWKDLLAGIVVAVVLKVLVWQKQADAKKLRKGIEYGSARWGTAEDIKPYMSEDPWMNIPLTATEALTMESRPKQPKYARNKNIVVIGGSGSGKTRFFVKPSVMQMNCSMVITDPKGTLIEECGKMLAKGPPKKDKNGNIMKDKSGKVVHEPYVIKVLNTINFSKSLHYNPFAYIRSEKDILKLVTTIIVNTKGEGEKASEDFWVKAEKLLYTALIAFIWYEGDEEEKNLNTLLDLLNESETREEDETYQNPVDMMFQELEERDPQHFAVRQYKKYKMAAGKTAKSILISCGARLAPFDIAELREIMSYDEMELDKIGDRKTALFLIMSDTDTTFNFVIAMLQSQLFNLLCDKADDEYGGRLPVHVRVIADEFANIGQIPQFDKLIATIRSREISASIILQSQSQLKAMYKDSADTILGNCDTTLFLGGKEKTTLKEMSELLGKETIDLYNTSETRSNQKSFGLNYQKTGKQLMTEDEIAVMDGGKCILQIRGARPFFSDKYDITKHKNYRFLADENEKNRYKVEKELNPQYTPKPEEEVEVIQVELSE from the coding sequence ATGCAGAAGTGGAAGAATAAAATCGGGGGTAAGCTGTCCGCCCTGGATAAAAAGAAACTGGTTCTTACAAATATCCCTTATGCTCTGGCTGCTTTCTATGCAGACCGGGCATTTTTTCTTTACCGGAACAGTCCGGGAGAAGATATGGGGAACAAACTTTTATATGCAATGGAACACGCAGACCGGATTTTTGCTGGTTTTGTGTTAAGCAATAATTGGAAAGATCTGCTAGCAGGTATTGTTGTTGCAGTCGTTCTGAAAGTGTTGGTTTGGCAGAAACAGGCAGACGCAAAGAAATTACGGAAAGGCATCGAGTATGGTTCAGCCAGATGGGGAACCGCAGAGGATATCAAGCCTTATATGTCGGAAGATCCATGGATGAACATTCCATTGACAGCAACAGAAGCACTGACCATGGAGAGCAGACCGAAGCAGCCGAAGTATGCAAGAAATAAAAATATAGTGGTCATCGGCGGCAGTGGTTCCGGTAAGACACGTTTTTTCGTAAAACCATCGGTCATGCAGATGAACTGTTCCATGGTCATTACAGATCCGAAAGGCACTTTGATTGAAGAGTGCGGGAAGATGTTAGCAAAGGGACCACCTAAGAAAGATAAGAATGGAAATATCATGAAAGATAAATCTGGAAAAGTGGTACATGAGCCATATGTGATTAAGGTTCTGAATACCATCAATTTTTCCAAGTCCCTTCATTACAATCCATTTGCTTATATACGGTCTGAAAAGGATATCCTGAAGCTGGTAACGACAATCATTGTTAATACCAAAGGTGAAGGGGAAAAAGCTTCCGAAGATTTTTGGGTGAAAGCAGAGAAATTGCTCTACACAGCACTGATTGCTTTTATCTGGTATGAAGGTGATGAAGAGGAAAAAAATCTGAATACCCTTCTGGATCTTTTGAATGAAAGCGAAACCCGTGAAGAGGATGAAACTTACCAGAATCCAGTGGATATGATGTTCCAGGAACTGGAAGAAAGAGATCCGCAGCACTTTGCGGTCAGACAGTATAAAAAATACAAAATGGCGGCTGGCAAAACTGCCAAAAGTATTCTTATTTCCTGTGGTGCGAGGCTGGCACCATTTGATATCGCAGAACTTCGTGAGATCATGTCTTATGATGAAATGGAACTGGATAAGATTGGGGACAGGAAAACAGCCTTGTTTTTGATTATGTCAGATACAGATACAACCTTTAACTTTGTGATTGCCATGTTACAGTCACAGCTTTTCAATCTGCTTTGTGACAAGGCAGATGATGAATATGGTGGAAGACTTCCGGTGCATGTGCGTGTCATCGCTGATGAGTTTGCCAACATCGGGCAAATTCCTCAGTTTGACAAGCTGATTGCAACTATCCGAAGCAGGGAAATCTCTGCTTCTATTATTTTGCAGTCACAGAGTCAGCTAAAGGCAATGTACAAGGATAGTGCAGATACCATTCTGGGTAACTGTGATACTACACTATTTCTTGGTGGAAAAGAGAAAACTACCTTAAAGGAAATGAGTGAACTTCTGGGTAAGGAAACCATTGATCTGTATAACACTTCGGAAACGAGGAGCAATCAGAAGTCCTTTGGATTGAATTACCAGAAAACAGGCAAACAGCTGATGACAGAAGATGAGATTGCAGTCATGGATGGAGGAAAATGTATCCTGCAGATTCGTGGTGCCAGACCATTTTTCTCAGACAAATATGATATCACGAAACACAAAAATTATCGGTTTCTTGCAGATGAAAATGAGAAAAACCGATACAAAGTAGAAAAAGAGTTAAATCCGCAGTACACACCGAAACCCGAAGAAGAGGTGGAGGTAATTCAGGTGGAGCTGTCGGAGTAA
- a CDS encoding CD1107 family mobile element protein, protein MMNLEKMKQKKRTITKSRVKKSLLAATTFLCLTTPLLQTQTAYAAENTTPAITIEKPDGWKQGETTIAVTVDASHMPEGFSIAKIEAKAGKDGSWQDVTGSGSITITGNQTVYVRVTDGEGKVYEQNRSIKCYDTEKPTLSASLTDGVLTIQGNDTVSGITAVTVNGTTYTDLKDGMLRVQLTQKDFTTKQIEITVTDGAGNTSEKYVLQNPYYEWAKKQAEKQKTSSDSNGAMATTTSVDATGTEKTTTSPLPQDAQASEPTDAKGTVDDRTVTGIEEQLNKEGETADSVTKTATEGTKEFYTISTKSGKIFYLIIDNSKSQDNVYFLTEVSEKDLMNFTLSNSVTLPEVDTVYAEPEKQAEEEKPETTETDEKDKVKDDIQMPEDKSPFGTYLLIVLVAVGAAAGGYYFKVYKPKHEYDDEDEMEEDEDESEDSESEKREVDEADEQEESTEPGILRDEDFDDNVLEDEEEEQE, encoded by the coding sequence ATGATGAATCTGGAAAAAATGAAACAGAAGAAGAGAACAATTACTAAAAGCAGGGTAAAAAAGAGCTTGCTTGCAGCAACGACATTTCTTTGCCTGACAACACCTTTGCTCCAGACACAGACTGCTTATGCAGCTGAGAATACCACGCCTGCAATCACGATTGAGAAACCGGATGGCTGGAAACAGGGAGAAACAACCATTGCTGTTACGGTAGATGCCAGTCATATGCCGGAAGGTTTCTCAATAGCAAAGATTGAAGCAAAAGCAGGAAAAGATGGAAGCTGGCAGGATGTAACCGGAAGTGGAAGTATCACGATCACTGGAAATCAGACAGTGTATGTGCGTGTTACAGATGGTGAGGGGAAGGTCTATGAGCAGAATCGCTCTATTAAGTGTTATGACACGGAAAAGCCTACACTCTCTGCTTCCCTGACAGATGGTGTGCTGACGATTCAGGGGAATGATACAGTATCAGGGATTACTGCAGTAACAGTCAATGGCACCACTTATACAGACTTGAAGGATGGAATGCTGAGAGTGCAACTGACACAGAAAGATTTTACTACAAAACAGATTGAGATTACGGTAACAGACGGTGCCGGAAATACTTCTGAAAAGTATGTGTTGCAGAATCCTTATTATGAATGGGCAAAGAAGCAGGCAGAGAAACAGAAAACTTCCAGTGACAGTAATGGTGCAATGGCAACCACGACCAGTGTAGATGCAACTGGGACTGAGAAAACAACGACTTCACCGCTTCCGCAGGATGCACAGGCTTCTGAGCCGACAGATGCAAAAGGAACCGTGGATGATCGGACAGTGACAGGTATCGAGGAACAGCTTAATAAAGAAGGCGAGACAGCAGATTCTGTTACTAAAACAGCTACAGAAGGCACGAAAGAGTTTTATACCATTTCAACTAAGAGTGGTAAGATTTTCTACCTGATCATTGACAATTCAAAATCTCAGGATAATGTGTATTTCCTTACAGAAGTCAGCGAGAAAGATCTGATGAATTTCACACTTTCTAATTCTGTGACACTTCCGGAAGTAGATACTGTTTATGCAGAACCAGAGAAACAGGCTGAAGAAGAAAAGCCGGAAACGACAGAGACAGATGAGAAAGATAAAGTAAAGGATGACATTCAGATGCCAGAAGATAAAAGTCCATTTGGAACGTATCTTCTGATTGTGCTGGTAGCAGTCGGAGCTGCGGCAGGAGGTTATTACTTCAAAGTCTATAAACCAAAGCATGAATATGATGATGAGGATGAGATGGAAGAGGATGAAGATGAATCCGAAGATTCAGAGTCAGAAAAACGGGAAGTAGACGAGGCAGATGAGCAGGAAGAAAGTACAGAACCGGGAATCCTGAGAGATGAAGATTTTGATGATAATGTGCTGGAAGATGAAGAAGAGGAGCAGGAGTAA
- a CDS encoding single-stranded DNA-binding protein, translating to MNTTVISGRLVRNPGYNEVENEKGLHKIAKFVLAVRRNYSDEVSFIPVKAFAKKAEFARDYLMQGTKVMVEGEIVTGNYEDKDTGKKIYTTEVYANRIEFAGAKMVDRSPFPEDAEGFLEIPEGMEEEMPFR from the coding sequence ATGAATACAACAGTTATTTCCGGGCGATTGGTAAGAAATCCCGGATACAACGAAGTGGAGAATGAAAAAGGACTTCATAAGATTGCCAAGTTTGTTCTGGCAGTCAGAAGAAATTATTCCGATGAAGTCAGTTTCATTCCGGTAAAGGCTTTTGCAAAGAAAGCAGAATTTGCCAGAGATTATCTGATGCAGGGTACGAAGGTCATGGTGGAAGGCGAGATTGTCACGGGTAATTATGAAGATAAAGATACCGGAAAAAAGATTTATACCACCGAAGTGTATGCAAACCGGATTGAATTTGCTGGTGCAAAAATGGTTGACAGATCACCGTTTCCAGAAGATGCGGAAGGGTTCTTAGAGATACCGGAGGGCATGGAAGAGGAAATGCCGTTTAGATAG
- a CDS encoding PcfB family protein: protein MQEEVTQKTVTFCIRATKITADLLKKVLVAYLRHQKQKSVEKKAQKNQPKQGKVTVKELAKQNAGMVNIEITDKNIKSFERYARKYGINYALKKDKSKDPPVYLVFFKGRDQDALNAAFREFSQKQIQKANKPSIHKRLAAYRAMMPKKTKDKVKNRHQEQSR from the coding sequence ATGCAGGAAGAGGTAACTCAGAAAACGGTCACGTTCTGTATTCGGGCTACTAAGATTACGGCTGACCTGTTGAAAAAGGTTCTTGTTGCGTATCTGCGTCATCAGAAGCAGAAATCAGTAGAGAAGAAAGCACAGAAAAATCAGCCGAAACAGGGAAAGGTCACGGTAAAAGAGCTGGCAAAACAGAATGCCGGGATGGTCAATATCGAGATCACGGACAAAAATATTAAGTCCTTTGAACGGTATGCCAGAAAATACGGGATCAATTATGCTCTGAAAAAAGACAAGAGCAAAGATCCTCCAGTTTATCTGGTATTTTTCAAGGGACGTGATCAGGATGCCCTCAATGCTGCTTTCCGTGAGTTTTCCCAGAAACAGATTCAAAAAGCGAATAAGCCTTCCATTCATAAGCGTCTTGCAGCTTACCGGGCAATGATGCCAAAGAAGACGAAGGACAAAGTAAAGAACCGGCATCAGGAGCAGAGTCGATGA
- a CDS encoding VirB6/TrbL-like conjugal transfer protein, CD1112 family, with amino-acid sequence MNTIIERITEAIKDILIGLIKSSLDNMFTSVNEQVGTIAGQVGQTPQGWNAGIFNLIQNISQTVIVPIAGLIITFVLCYELITMVTQKNNFHEFETYNIFLWIFKAYVAIYLVTNTFNITMAVFDVGQHVVNNAAGVISGNTAVDATEAITRIVDALEDMELGDLFLLSMETMLISVTMHILSIIITVILYGRMIEIYLYTSIAPIPFATMTNKEWGNIGSNYLKGLFALAFQGFFMMVCVGIYAVLVNAMTISSDLHAAMFSVAAYTVILAFSLFKTGSLSKSIFNAH; translated from the coding sequence ATGAACACCATCATTGAGAGAATTACGGAAGCGATAAAGGATATCCTGATCGGGCTTATCAAGTCAAGTTTGGATAACATGTTCACGTCTGTCAATGAGCAGGTGGGAACCATAGCCGGGCAGGTGGGGCAGACACCGCAGGGATGGAATGCAGGGATTTTTAATCTGATTCAGAATATATCCCAAACGGTGATTGTCCCCATTGCGGGACTGATCATCACCTTTGTCCTGTGCTATGAATTGATCACGATGGTAACACAGAAAAACAATTTCCATGAATTTGAGACTTATAACATTTTCCTCTGGATCTTCAAAGCGTATGTAGCCATTTATCTGGTGACAAATACGTTCAATATCACGATGGCGGTCTTTGATGTTGGTCAGCATGTGGTCAACAATGCCGCCGGGGTGATATCAGGAAACACTGCGGTGGATGCAACAGAAGCAATTACACGGATTGTGGATGCCCTGGAGGATATGGAGTTAGGGGATTTGTTCCTGCTATCCATGGAAACGATGTTAATCAGTGTTACCATGCACATTCTGTCAATTATCATTACGGTAATCTTGTACGGAAGAATGATAGAAATTTACCTTTATACTTCCATAGCACCAATTCCGTTTGCCACCATGACCAATAAGGAATGGGGCAATATCGGAAGCAACTATTTAAAAGGCTTGTTCGCACTGGCATTTCAGGGATTCTTCATGATGGTCTGTGTGGGAATTTATGCAGTTTTAGTAAATGCAATGACCATATCCAGTGACCTTCATGCAGCAATGTTTTCAGTAGCGGCTTATACCGTGATTCTTGCATTTTCATTATTCAAGACCGGAAGCCTTAGCAAATCGATATTTAATGCCCACTAA
- a CDS encoding PrgI family protein produces the protein MAYVPVPKDLTKVKTKVALNLTKRQLIFFSLAAVVGIPFYLFMRKPIGSSIAAILMVTIMLPFFFMAMYEKDGLPFEKVVANIIRQKFICPAVRPYKTENFYQEISTLVKKEGVPDGKKDKAGGSAGASLPGGKKKPSGKKKQKKQKRKRTGKA, from the coding sequence ATGGCGTATGTACCAGTACCAAAAGACCTTACCAAGGTCAAAACAAAAGTAGCGTTAAATCTGACAAAACGGCAGTTGATTTTCTTTTCACTTGCCGCAGTAGTGGGAATTCCGTTTTATCTGTTCATGAGAAAACCAATCGGTTCCAGTATCGCAGCCATCCTGATGGTAACGATCATGCTTCCGTTTTTCTTCATGGCAATGTATGAAAAAGACGGGCTTCCATTTGAAAAAGTGGTGGCAAATATCATTCGACAGAAGTTTATCTGTCCGGCGGTAAGACCATATAAGACAGAAAATTTTTATCAGGAGATTTCCACCCTTGTAAAAAAGGAGGGTGTGCCGGATGGCAAAAAAGACAAAGCAGGAGGCTCAGCAGGAGCGTCTCTCCCTGGCGGAAAAAAGAAACCGTCAGGAAAGAAGAAACAAAAAAAGCAGAAAAGAAAGAGAACAGGAAAAGCGTAA
- a CDS encoding ATP-binding protein, translating into MENKVTADYLDEEGCLHCGTCGKRKQMKVSLMGFEHVVSCLCECEVKARRELDEKMQREEAQRQLYQRKSVGLRERRFWEWKFENDNGSNQKILIARQYVENWTDMKRKNVGLLLMGPVGTGKSFFAGCIANALLEQGERVMMTNFSIILNEMTSYQADKNQIIQNLVDYPLLIIDDLGIERNSEFALEQVYNVIDSRYCKMLPLIVTTNLGLNEMKSADLDTAHQRIYSRILEMCVPIYCGGEDKRKEEGTEKLVQVQNLITG; encoded by the coding sequence ATGGAAAACAAAGTAACAGCAGATTATCTGGACGAAGAGGGATGTCTTCATTGTGGCACCTGTGGAAAAAGAAAACAGATGAAAGTCAGTCTGATGGGATTTGAGCATGTAGTGTCCTGTTTGTGCGAATGTGAGGTGAAAGCCAGACGGGAACTGGATGAAAAGATGCAGCGGGAAGAAGCACAGCGGCAGCTTTATCAGAGAAAATCCGTCGGACTTCGGGAAAGAAGATTTTGGGAATGGAAATTTGAAAATGACAATGGAAGCAATCAGAAGATACTAATTGCCAGGCAGTATGTAGAAAACTGGACAGATATGAAGAGAAAAAATGTAGGATTGCTTTTGATGGGACCAGTTGGAACTGGGAAAAGTTTCTTTGCAGGCTGTATTGCAAATGCACTTTTGGAACAGGGAGAACGTGTCATGATGACGAATTTTTCCATAATTTTAAATGAAATGACCAGTTATCAGGCAGATAAGAACCAGATTATACAAAATCTTGTGGATTATCCGCTGCTGATTATTGATGACTTGGGAATAGAACGAAATTCCGAGTTTGCCCTGGAGCAGGTCTATAATGTGATAGACAGCCGTTATTGTAAAATGCTTCCGCTGATCGTAACAACGAATCTGGGACTGAATGAAATGAAATCGGCAGATTTAGATACTGCCCATCAGCGTATTTACAGCAGAATACTTGAAATGTGTGTTCCCATCTATTGTGGTGGAGAAGATAAGAGAAAAGAAGAAGGGACAGAAAAACTCGTACAGGTGCAGAACTTGATTACCGGTTAA
- a CDS encoding Maff2 family mobile element protein yields the protein MAFFSSAITTLKTLVVAIGAGLGVWGVVNLLEGYGNDNPGAKSQGIKQLMAGAGIMLLGTTLIPQLATLFS from the coding sequence ATGGCATTTTTTAGCAGTGCAATTACAACTTTAAAAACTCTTGTAGTCGCAATCGGCGCAGGTCTTGGCGTGTGGGGTGTCGTAAACCTTCTGGAAGGATATGGAAATGACAATCCCGGCGCTAAGAGCCAGGGCATCAAACAGCTGATGGCTGGTGCCGGAATCATGCTGCTGGGAACTACCCTGATTCCACAGCTGGCAACATTGTTCTCTTAA
- a CDS encoding DUF6050 family protein: MTIEDVIKKSILPLAFMVFWFWMTKTIMKVSGQTDWFWWIFIAGLPFGIHKMRLILIPRGMDTTATLGMAALSVIIGALIGSIIIPVYVIRAIYVFIRYIIGR, translated from the coding sequence GTGACGATTGAAGACGTAATTAAAAAATCAATTCTGCCGCTGGCATTTATGGTATTCTGGTTTTGGATGACAAAAACAATAATGAAAGTCAGTGGTCAGACAGATTGGTTCTGGTGGATATTTATTGCCGGATTGCCATTTGGAATACATAAAATGCGGCTGATTCTAATCCCTAGAGGAATGGATACCACAGCAACACTTGGTATGGCTGCATTAAGTGTCATCATTGGAGCATTGATCGGAAGTATCATAATTCCAGTGTATGTGATCAGAGCGATATACGTTTTTATACGGTATATCATTGGAAGATAG
- a CDS encoding DUF4315 family protein, with protein sequence MKSLEKATADYEKAKDRMEASKARYEADLKRFKAAEIAKTEAENLEIVRIIRAMDMSIPELEAFKKRMKNELPGRVEIQKEETKADDESGKNETEEENNY encoded by the coding sequence ATGAAAAGTCTTGAAAAAGCAACGGCGGATTATGAGAAAGCCAAAGATAGAATGGAAGCTTCCAAAGCCAGATATGAAGCAGACTTAAAGCGGTTCAAGGCTGCGGAGATAGCAAAAACAGAAGCGGAAAATCTGGAAATTGTAAGAATTATCCGTGCAATGGATATGAGTATTCCGGAATTGGAAGCTTTCAAAAAGAGAATGAAAAATGAACTGCCCGGCAGGGTAGAAATACAGAAGGAGGAAACAAAAGCCGATGATGAATCTGGAAAAAATGAAACAGAAGAAGAGAACAATTACTAA
- a CDS encoding replication initiator protein A codes for MSKMEYMPVDCLQVPKMLFQMEKYKNLSNTAKILYSLFLDRLKFAVQNGWVDGEGDLFVIYPKSEMKKDLNTTRYGVDQAVQELVQVGNLVRIISDNGKANHFYINDIYENEMEEESMMTLDSIMANMPMEERKIIMDKMVKASRDILETIADMGYLDEYETPLTSMEERNYRDELGQLDIDQISCDGYEFGMDLAFGILEENEENADRVLDIQKYVNRQHKKCSKKKFMKVLETLVHAIGNDEGFIADMYACDKKARKIYLEEAVNAFNYVLDELCHGTGSAAGYDFNNMEE; via the coding sequence ATGAGTAAGATGGAGTATATGCCGGTAGATTGTCTGCAGGTGCCAAAGATGCTGTTCCAGATGGAAAAATACAAAAATCTGTCAAATACAGCAAAGATTTTATACAGCTTATTTCTGGATCGCTTAAAATTTGCGGTGCAGAATGGCTGGGTAGATGGTGAAGGGGATTTATTTGTAATCTATCCGAAAAGTGAAATGAAAAAAGACCTGAATACGACCAGATATGGCGTAGATCAGGCAGTGCAGGAACTGGTTCAAGTTGGTAATCTGGTGCGTATCATTTCAGACAATGGAAAGGCGAACCACTTTTATATCAATGATATTTATGAAAATGAGATGGAGGAAGAATCAATGATGACATTAGACAGCATTATGGCAAATATGCCGATGGAAGAAAGAAAAATTATCATGGACAAGATGGTGAAAGCATCCAGAGATATTCTGGAAACGATTGCGGATATGGGATATCTGGATGAATATGAGACACCACTGACTTCAATGGAAGAAAGAAATTATCGAGATGAGCTTGGACAGCTTGATATTGATCAGATTTCCTGTGATGGCTATGAATTTGGCATGGACCTGGCATTTGGAATCCTGGAAGAAAATGAGGAAAATGCTGATAGAGTACTGGACATTCAGAAGTATGTGAATAGGCAGCATAAAAAGTGTTCAAAAAAGAAATTTATGAAAGTTTTGGAGACTCTGGTACACGCAATAGGAAATGATGAAGGATTTATTGCCGATATGTATGCGTGTGATAAAAAGGCAAGGAAAATTTATCTGGAAGAAGCGGTGAATGCGTTCAATTATGTGCTTGATGAATTGTGTCATGGCACAGGAAGTGCAGCAGGGTATGACTTCAACAATATGGAAGAATAG
- a CDS encoding replication initiator protein A has translation MADFEYFRAEESDQFSFFRIPKALFTEKEFQGLSTDAKLLYGILLDRISLSKKNGWIDSDGYVYIIYTIAELQDLLRMSHTTVTKLLYELDSVHGIGLIERYRQGNNRPSVIYVKNFVKRIRGKPVRYFASGTPETGNPDCKELEIRIARNWKSGTQKNRSPDCKNLDGSNTKINKTEKNHTDKSKGNTPALEEKFSQYGRFKNVVLSEAELQELMTLFPWDYQKRIDHLSVYMKSSGKEYQNHFATICLWAEKDGTRIGMDKYEFQEGESL, from the coding sequence ATGGCAGATTTTGAATATTTCAGAGCAGAAGAATCTGACCAGTTTTCTTTTTTCCGAATACCGAAAGCCCTGTTTACAGAAAAGGAATTTCAGGGTCTTTCCACAGATGCAAAACTCTTGTATGGAATCCTTTTAGACCGCATCAGTCTATCAAAGAAAAATGGCTGGATTGACAGTGACGGTTATGTCTATATCATTTATACGATTGCAGAACTGCAGGATCTTTTGCGGATGTCCCATACGACTGTAACAAAGCTCCTTTATGAACTTGACAGTGTGCATGGAATTGGATTGATCGAACGGTATCGGCAGGGGAATAATCGTCCTTCTGTCATATATGTGAAAAATTTTGTGAAACGGATCAGAGGAAAGCCAGTAAGATACTTTGCTTCTGGAACGCCAGAAACTGGAAATCCAGACTGCAAAGAATTGGAAATCCGGATTGCAAGAAACTGGAAGTCCGGAACGCAAAAAAATAGAAGTCCGGACTGCAAGAATCTGGATGGAAGTAATACTAAGATAAATAAGACTGAAAAGAATCATACTGATAAGAGTAAGGGCAATACTCCCGCTTTGGAAGAAAAATTCAGTCAGTATGGTAGATTTAAAAATGTTGTTCTGTCGGAAGCTGAACTGCAGGAGCTGATGACGCTATTTCCATGGGATTACCAGAAACGGATTGATCATCTTTCTGTTTATATGAAATCCAGTGGAAAAGAGTATCAGAACCATTTTGCAACAATCTGTCTTTGGGCAGAAAAGGATGGAACCAGGATAGGAATGGATAAATATGAATTTCAGGAAGGAGAAAGCCTGTGA
- a CDS encoding DNA topoisomerase produces the protein MKLVIAEKPSVAMALASVLGARTRKDGYVEGNGYIVSWCVGHLVGLCDASEYDEKYKKWRYEDLPIVPECWKHKILEGTKKQFGILKKLMRDSKVDEVICATDAGREGELIFRLVYEQAGCKKPMKRLWISSMEEQAIKDGFASLKDGSCYDSLYQSALCRAKADWLVGINASRLFSVLYNQNLKVGRVQTPTLAMIVDRNQKIKEFTKEKYYMAHIKFDDMDAVTEHFQKKEDADKVAADCAERMCEVEKDDVKEKTVRPPKLYDLTTLQRETNRMFGYTAQQTLDAVQEMYEQKLVTYPRTDSQYLTDEMGESTETLIQMLLGKMPYAEGLEYQPDVSKVLNSKKVSDHHAIIPTMEVAKADIGKLKERNCKILYLISARVLTATADPYIYESHKCQITCNYHTFYLTAKKTKQEGFKAIENKLKQFFGVKIEKEEPELDIWAGKHYGPCDSFVSEHFTQPPKQYTDVIFCERKEWIGIEERSSA, from the coding sequence ATGAAATTAGTGATTGCAGAAAAGCCATCGGTTGCGATGGCACTGGCTTCCGTGCTTGGAGCCAGAACAAGAAAAGATGGCTACGTGGAGGGAAACGGTTATATCGTTTCCTGGTGCGTAGGACATCTGGTGGGATTATGCGATGCATCGGAATACGATGAAAAATATAAAAAATGGAGATATGAGGATCTGCCGATTGTGCCGGAATGTTGGAAACACAAGATTTTGGAGGGCACAAAGAAGCAGTTCGGAATCTTAAAGAAACTGATGAGAGATTCCAAAGTAGATGAGGTGATCTGTGCTACTGATGCAGGACGTGAAGGTGAGTTAATCTTTCGTTTGGTGTATGAGCAGGCAGGATGCAAAAAGCCGATGAAGCGGCTCTGGATCTCATCTATGGAAGAACAGGCAATTAAAGATGGATTTGCGTCATTAAAAGACGGTTCGTGTTATGACAGTCTCTACCAGTCAGCACTTTGCAGGGCAAAGGCAGACTGGTTGGTGGGAATCAATGCGAGCCGTCTTTTTTCCGTTCTGTATAACCAGAATCTGAAAGTTGGAAGAGTACAGACACCAACACTTGCCATGATCGTGGATCGAAATCAGAAGATCAAGGAATTTACCAAAGAAAAATATTATATGGCTCATATCAAGTTTGATGATATGGATGCAGTCACGGAGCATTTTCAGAAAAAAGAGGATGCAGATAAAGTGGCTGCGGATTGTGCGGAGCGTATGTGTGAAGTAGAGAAGGACGATGTGAAGGAGAAAACAGTTCGTCCACCGAAGCTCTATGATTTGACAACCTTGCAGAGGGAAACCAATCGAATGTTTGGTTATACCGCACAGCAGACGCTGGATGCCGTGCAGGAGATGTATGAGCAGAAGCTTGTTACTTATCCGAGAACAGACAGCCAGTATCTGACAGATGAGATGGGAGAAAGCACAGAAACTCTGATTCAGATGTTGCTTGGGAAAATGCCCTATGCCGAAGGACTGGAATATCAGCCGGACGTGAGTAAGGTATTAAATTCAAAGAAAGTATCTGATCACCATGCAATTATCCCGACCATGGAAGTAGCAAAGGCAGATATAGGTAAACTGAAAGAACGAAACTGCAAGATTTTGTATCTGATCAGTGCCAGGGTACTGACAGCAACCGCAGATCCTTATATTTATGAAAGCCATAAATGCCAGATTACCTGTAATTATCATACGTTTTATCTCACGGCAAAGAAAACAAAGCAGGAAGGATTCAAGGCAATCGAAAATAAATTGAAACAGTTCTTTGGCGTAAAGATTGAGAAAGAAGAGCCAGAGCTGGATATCTGGGCTGGCAAGCATTACGGTCCTTGTGATTCTTTTGTATCGGAGCATTTTACACAGCCACCGAAACAGTACACAGATGTGATATTTTGTGAGCGTAAGGAGTGGATAGGAATTGAAGAAAGGAGTTCAGCATGA